One genomic window of Acidobacteriota bacterium includes the following:
- a CDS encoding sulfatase-like hydrolase/transferase — translation MVRGIILRKTLLSLGLLLSSTFLAAAAKPNLILVTLDSTRADRMGFLGAKPGITPNLDRLASTSLVFEHAYAQAPGTVVSHATILSGAYPQATSMSEIGGSLPAALPYLPDLLKAQGYHTAAFVGSIQLDPRNGLAQGFDRGFQTYEAGFRPPIGGDAKPAVTTRSAGLVVSSALAWITRNAQGPMLVWIHLSDPQTASPSYGAAITATDTAIGKLLTGLKQQKLDANTAVLVVADHGESLGAHGEDGHGVFLYDETIHVPLLLKLAEAQPTTKRIAAKVRLVDIAPTLLEVAGIPVPSQMQGQSLLRIAKASTSADQPVYSRSDLPSRGFGWSPLESWRAGKFLYVRAPKPELYDLTADPDATRNLAQSSKATLDTLAGQLDNFDRRFSGDAGKSSNAQLNSAEMQKLASLGYVGLQKSSGSSAAVIGTDPKDKIATANKIADAAIAFDQGKGDRAIAALTPLISSDPGLYLAEYTLGAALAQKGQHAEAVKHLHKAIELQPDSAWAHYRMGASLVKTGDFKTAAVHLEIAAERLPGFSPAHVALAEAYEKLGRAEDAKREKLRSGPAH, via the coding sequence ATGGTTCGAGGAATCATCCTACGGAAAACCCTGCTATCCCTGGGCCTTCTTCTTAGCAGCACATTTTTAGCTGCTGCCGCCAAGCCTAACCTGATCCTGGTCACTCTCGACTCAACCCGCGCGGACCGCATGGGTTTTCTGGGGGCGAAGCCGGGAATCACTCCTAACCTTGACCGCCTGGCGAGTACCAGCCTGGTCTTTGAGCACGCCTACGCACAGGCCCCGGGGACGGTTGTGTCGCACGCCACGATCCTTTCTGGGGCTTATCCGCAGGCCACCAGCATGAGTGAGATTGGGGGTTCTCTACCCGCGGCATTGCCCTATCTTCCAGACCTGCTGAAGGCGCAGGGATACCACACCGCAGCCTTCGTGGGATCCATTCAACTCGATCCGCGCAATGGTTTGGCGCAAGGATTCGATCGCGGATTCCAGACTTACGAGGCTGGATTTCGTCCCCCAATCGGGGGAGACGCCAAGCCGGCGGTCACGACACGTTCGGCTGGGCTAGTTGTCAGCAGCGCCCTTGCTTGGATCACACGCAATGCCCAGGGACCGATGTTGGTCTGGATCCATCTAAGCGATCCCCAGACCGCGTCCCCTTCGTATGGCGCAGCCATCACTGCCACCGATACGGCAATTGGCAAGCTATTGACAGGACTGAAGCAGCAGAAGCTTGATGCCAACACTGCCGTGCTGGTGGTAGCGGATCACGGCGAGAGCCTGGGAGCTCATGGCGAAGATGGCCATGGCGTTTTCCTGTACGACGAGACGATCCACGTCCCACTGCTGTTGAAGCTCGCCGAAGCGCAGCCGACAACCAAACGCATCGCGGCCAAAGTTCGGCTGGTGGATATTGCGCCGACTTTGCTGGAAGTAGCAGGCATTCCGGTCCCATCGCAGATGCAGGGACAATCACTTTTACGAATCGCCAAAGCCAGCACGAGCGCCGACCAGCCTGTCTATTCGCGCAGCGACTTGCCGTCGCGCGGATTCGGCTGGAGTCCGCTTGAGTCGTGGCGAGCAGGAAAATTTCTTTACGTCCGGGCGCCCAAGCCTGAACTCTATGATCTGACTGCCGATCCCGACGCGACCCGCAATCTGGCGCAGAGTTCCAAAGCCACTCTCGACACGCTGGCTGGACAGCTCGACAACTTCGACCGGCGTTTCAGCGGCGATGCAGGCAAATCGTCGAATGCACAACTCAACTCCGCCGAAATGCAAAAGCTCGCGTCGCTCGGTTATGTCGGATTGCAGAAGTCATCCGGCTCGTCAGCGGCCGTAATTGGCACCGACCCCAAGGACAAGATCGCCACCGCGAACAAGATCGCGGACGCGGCGATTGCATTCGATCAAGGTAAAGGCGACCGCGCTATCGCGGCTCTCACCCCTCTCATTTCCTCCGACCCTGGACTGTATCTGGCGGAGTACACGCTGGGCGCAGCCCTCGCCCAAAAAGGACAGCATGCCGAAGCCGTAAAGCATCTCCACAAGGCGATCGAACTCCAGCCTGATTCAGCCTGGGCACACTACCGGATGGGCGCCAGCCTCGTAAAGACCGGCGATTTCAAGACCGCAGCCGTCCATCTGGAGATCGCAGCAGAACGCTTGCCAGGATTCAGTCCTGCGCACGTCGCGTTAGCGGAAGCCTATGAGAAGTTGGGGCGAGCAGAGGACGCAAAGCGAGAAAAGCTCCGCTCGGGACCCGCTCACTAG
- a CDS encoding cytochrome P460 family protein, which yields MLRFWLLIGVATLLFALTGSKAPASAQSSPKNSTAPVYTADGKLVFPPNYREWIYLTTGLDMDYSPTVNLAEHSMFDNVFVNPEAYKVFVATGKWPDKTIFVLEGRVAGSKGSINKGGHYQTTEIMSRSIHMKDESRGGWAFYGFGDGPNGDHIPQTAVCYSCHADHGAVDTTFVQFYPTLLDIAKQKGTFSAAYLKEQAAAEKK from the coding sequence ATGTTACGTTTCTGGCTGCTGATTGGCGTCGCCACTCTGCTATTCGCTCTGACCGGATCCAAGGCTCCGGCGAGTGCGCAATCGTCCCCGAAAAATTCCACCGCTCCTGTCTATACGGCAGACGGCAAGCTGGTGTTCCCTCCGAATTATAGGGAATGGATTTATCTGACCACGGGGCTCGACATGGACTACAGTCCCACCGTCAACCTGGCCGAACACTCCATGTTCGATAACGTCTTCGTTAACCCCGAGGCATACAAGGTGTTCGTCGCAACCGGAAAATGGCCGGACAAGACGATCTTCGTCCTCGAAGGTCGAGTTGCGGGCAGCAAAGGCTCCATCAACAAGGGCGGTCACTATCAGACCACCGAAATCATGTCGCGTTCGATCCACATGAAAGACGAATCGCGCGGCGGATGGGCATTCTACGGTTTCGGCGATGGCCCGAATGGCGACCACATTCCTCAGACCGCAGTCTGCTACTCCTGTCATGCTGATCACGGGGCGGTCGATACGACGTTCGTGCAGTTCTATCCAACGTTGCTGGATATCGCGAAGCAGAAGGGGACGTTCAGCGCCGCATATTTGAAAGAACAAGCCGCAGCGGAAAAAAAGTAG
- a CDS encoding helix-turn-helix transcriptional regulator, whose translation MAQAGGQALGAGNFYGAVQSRHEQCDAIFTDLRHTSPRKLPSHAHELSFFAVLMEGSYGERYGREDRQFRPFTVHFRPGGVPHQDEVGPSGARFFEIEIWPSWRTRLADCSASLDIARDDTKGGELLWLGMKLFREVNGSKSPDELSVESLLAELMAATARIPADGKSHRPAWLNRIIDKLAVQYAERLTLDDLSREAGVHPVHLSRVFRKYVGEGIGEHVHRLRVRAACERMRVPEVSIAEISMALGFADQSHFTRTFRRVTAVSPAKFREMFWGQKQLRPAEQSSSYFKNIG comes from the coding sequence ATGGCACAGGCGGGCGGACAGGCTCTGGGCGCAGGTAACTTCTATGGCGCAGTGCAGAGCCGGCATGAGCAATGCGATGCCATTTTCACAGACCTGCGGCACACCTCGCCCAGAAAATTGCCCTCGCACGCTCATGAGCTTTCTTTTTTCGCCGTGCTGATGGAAGGCTCGTACGGAGAGCGTTACGGTCGGGAAGACCGTCAATTCCGGCCGTTTACAGTACATTTTCGTCCGGGAGGGGTTCCGCACCAGGATGAGGTCGGCCCTTCGGGAGCGCGCTTTTTTGAGATTGAAATCTGGCCCAGCTGGCGAACCCGGCTGGCGGATTGTTCCGCTTCCCTAGATATTGCGCGTGATGATACGAAGGGGGGAGAACTGCTCTGGCTCGGAATGAAGCTCTTCCGGGAAGTGAACGGTAGCAAGAGCCCCGACGAGCTTTCCGTCGAGAGCCTGCTGGCCGAACTCATGGCTGCCACGGCCCGTATTCCGGCCGATGGCAAGTCGCACCGCCCCGCATGGCTCAACCGGATCATCGACAAGCTGGCCGTGCAGTATGCCGAGCGTCTTACGCTGGACGATCTAAGCCGCGAAGCGGGCGTTCATCCTGTACATCTTTCCCGTGTCTTCCGGAAATACGTTGGCGAGGGAATCGGGGAGCACGTGCATCGCTTGCGAGTGCGGGCGGCATGCGAGCGGATGCGAGTGCCTGAAGTCTCGATTGCCGAAATCAGCATGGCACTCGGATTTGCGGATCAAAGCCACTTTACGCGTACGTTCCGTCGAGTGACCGCGGTCAGCCCGGCAAAATTTCGCGAAATGTTTTGGGGCCAGAAGCAGCTCCGCCCGGCCGAACAATCCTCGAGCTATTTCAAGAACATCGGATAG
- a CDS encoding urate hydroxylase PuuD translates to MIDVTLPPDSKTNFLMLFRWLHFIAGIAWIGFLYFFNLVNVSFMKELDPATKGKVFPPLMTRTLWWFRWGSFVTVLTGLAIWGSIVASDARYGGATSGGAMRTFFGIWTAVWALMYACVIPGKGPLNKGPVLAVVYTIIVLLASWLFLRFNNHGWEGNRLLAIGIGGGIGWVMMLNVWGVVWRVQKKIIRWTQDQASNGTPMPDKAAYLSRQAFLVARANFVLSFPMLFLMGAASHYPMFLK, encoded by the coding sequence GTGATCGACGTCACCCTTCCCCCCGATTCCAAGACTAACTTCCTGATGCTGTTTCGCTGGCTCCATTTCATCGCGGGCATAGCCTGGATCGGATTCCTGTATTTCTTCAACCTGGTCAACGTTTCATTCATGAAAGAGTTGGACCCGGCAACCAAGGGCAAAGTCTTCCCTCCCCTCATGACTCGCACCTTGTGGTGGTTTCGCTGGGGATCGTTCGTCACCGTGCTCACCGGCTTGGCAATTTGGGGCAGTATCGTCGCTTCCGACGCCCGCTATGGTGGTGCGACCTCGGGAGGCGCCATGAGGACCTTCTTCGGGATCTGGACGGCGGTGTGGGCTCTCATGTATGCCTGCGTCATTCCAGGCAAGGGTCCGCTCAACAAGGGTCCGGTGCTGGCGGTGGTGTACACGATCATCGTGCTGCTCGCGAGCTGGCTCTTCCTCCGTTTCAACAATCACGGATGGGAAGGCAATCGTCTGCTGGCAATCGGAATCGGCGGCGGCATCGGATGGGTGATGATGCTCAATGTCTGGGGCGTCGTCTGGCGGGTCCAAAAGAAGATCATTCGATGGACACAAGACCAGGCTAGCAACGGCACGCCCATGCCGGACAAAGCTGCCTATCTTTCGAGGCAGGCATTTCTCGTGGCACGCGCGAATTTCGTGCTCTCGTTCCCGATGCTCTTTCTGATGGGGGCGGCCAGTCACTATCCGATGTTCTTGAAATAG
- a CDS encoding sulfatase-like hydrolase/transferase yields MRLLQRALVLVFLTYWVAAAQQPKASLPGQSQKTKPGTQSTARSKAQSNNVILITLDTVRADRMDFLGSKRGLTPNLDLLAKDGVVFTRAYSHVPLTPPSHATILTGTYPQFNHVDDFGSRLGKDIPYLPDILHARGYRTAAFVSSVILDPIQGSAPGFDRGFDVYDAGFHRRRPREDRYQSIERRAEEVVARAQSWLAKQRPGSFFLWLHFYDAHDPYDPPEPFKTKYADAAYDGEIAYVDSVVGKFLESLRSKGLYKDTLISVMADHGESLGDHGETAHGVFLYDETIHVPLVMKLPGNASAGKQLENRASLVDVTPTILQALAIPVPGSIQGTSLLAAMKAHPGDPGLSEADRPAFAETLYPRKAFGFSSVHALRTGKYLFVDAPRKELYDQSTDPQAERNLSDTAKAITDTLTQKTIEFRKKTASTTNAPKVAPDPEAQEKLNALGYVASQVDDDVKVGAGIQDTGADPKDKIGTVNLLHDAILNIENNQYEEAITRLQKVLTTDPGIPMAYMQLGTAYSWLKDYDQAVPVLRKAVEMRPDVLMPQYELGLALSATGDWVGSIPHFEAAVQKSPKWGALHFSLAAAYGQVGRMDDSRRELEAVLKITPDDFRANLVFGRMLVLQDKPSQGLVPLKKAARLQPNDPNPHMFLSDAYARLGQRANAEREHQEAERLKSAAKPSSK; encoded by the coding sequence ATGCGGCTTCTGCAACGGGCTTTAGTTCTTGTTTTTCTAACGTACTGGGTCGCTGCGGCCCAACAGCCTAAAGCGTCACTCCCAGGTCAGAGTCAGAAAACCAAGCCTGGCACCCAGTCAACAGCTCGCTCGAAGGCGCAGTCCAACAACGTTATCCTCATCACACTCGATACCGTCCGAGCCGACCGGATGGATTTTCTTGGATCAAAGCGCGGCCTGACTCCGAATCTTGACCTCCTGGCCAAAGATGGAGTTGTCTTCACGCGGGCGTATTCTCACGTCCCTCTGACTCCGCCTTCGCACGCGACCATCCTGACTGGCACCTATCCCCAGTTCAACCATGTGGATGATTTTGGATCGCGCCTCGGTAAGGACATTCCGTACTTACCCGACATCCTCCATGCCCGTGGCTATCGAACAGCAGCGTTCGTGTCTTCGGTGATTCTCGATCCGATTCAAGGGTCAGCGCCCGGCTTTGACCGCGGGTTTGACGTTTACGATGCTGGGTTTCACCGCCGCCGTCCGCGAGAGGATCGCTATCAGAGCATCGAGCGTCGAGCAGAGGAAGTCGTTGCGCGCGCACAGAGTTGGCTGGCCAAGCAGCGTCCCGGCTCCTTCTTCCTCTGGCTCCATTTTTACGATGCGCACGATCCCTACGATCCGCCGGAGCCTTTTAAGACCAAGTACGCCGATGCTGCTTACGATGGCGAGATTGCCTACGTAGATTCGGTGGTTGGAAAATTTCTGGAGTCACTGCGCTCGAAGGGCCTCTACAAAGACACTCTGATTTCCGTGATGGCCGATCACGGCGAATCCCTGGGAGATCACGGCGAAACGGCTCATGGTGTTTTTCTTTACGACGAAACCATCCATGTACCGCTCGTCATGAAATTGCCCGGGAACGCGTCGGCAGGCAAGCAACTTGAAAACCGGGCGTCTCTGGTGGATGTAACTCCGACCATTCTCCAGGCATTGGCCATACCCGTTCCCGGCTCGATTCAAGGTACCTCGCTCCTCGCGGCGATGAAAGCTCATCCTGGCGATCCAGGACTGTCAGAAGCCGATCGCCCTGCTTTCGCGGAAACGCTCTATCCAAGGAAGGCCTTCGGATTTAGCTCTGTGCACGCTCTGCGTACTGGCAAATATCTTTTTGTCGACGCCCCACGCAAGGAGTTGTACGACCAGTCCACCGATCCGCAGGCTGAACGTAATCTCTCTGACACCGCCAAGGCTATTACGGACACGCTGACTCAGAAGACGATCGAATTTCGGAAAAAGACGGCCAGCACCACGAACGCACCCAAAGTGGCGCCCGATCCCGAAGCCCAAGAGAAGCTGAACGCTCTCGGATATGTTGCGTCCCAGGTGGATGACGACGTGAAGGTAGGGGCTGGGATTCAAGACACCGGAGCCGATCCCAAAGATAAGATTGGAACCGTTAACCTGCTGCATGATGCCATTCTGAACATTGAAAACAATCAATACGAGGAAGCCATCACACGCTTGCAGAAGGTTTTAACCACGGATCCCGGTATCCCCATGGCCTACATGCAACTCGGTACGGCATACAGCTGGCTCAAGGATTACGATCAGGCTGTTCCCGTTCTGAGGAAAGCAGTGGAAATGCGCCCCGACGTATTGATGCCGCAGTACGAACTGGGCTTAGCACTGTCTGCCACCGGGGACTGGGTTGGTTCGATACCCCATTTTGAGGCTGCAGTCCAAAAATCACCCAAGTGGGGCGCCTTGCACTTTTCGTTGGCTGCCGCCTACGGACAAGTCGGACGGATGGACGACTCGCGTCGAGAACTTGAAGCAGTGCTGAAAATTACTCCCGACGACTTTCGCGCGAACCTTGTCTTCGGACGCATGCTGGTCTTGCAGGATAAACCTTCCCAGGGACTTGTACCCCTCAAGAAGGCTGCGAGACTACAGCCCAACGACCCGAATCCTCACATGTTTCTATCGGACGCGTACGCGCGGCTAGGTCAGAGGGCCAACGCCGAACGCGAACATCAAGAAGCGGAGCGCCTGAAATCGGCGGCAAAGCCATCGTCCAAATAG
- a CDS encoding alkaline phosphatase family protein, with the protein MANAYAGPGAGFAVLSSFWAIFVAFLYSLYALMTWPVRQLFRKIRNRNAFGKAKFKRAVILGFDGMDPELADRFMNEGKLPNLAKLKGKGTFTKLRTTFPAISPVAWSTFMTGVNPGKHNIYDFLARDTSNYLPFLSSAEIKGPTRQIKIGKYSIPFGKTEIKNMRKGTPFWHWLGKAGIFSSVIRVPVTFPPEKFSGVLLSGMCVPDLKGSQGTFCLCTTRMSDDKFREGGVRVPMERRNGVCHSYVPGPDNPIAETAGHEMRFKFEVRPDASAQQARFVVGSEKFTLKVGEYSDWTTVEFKAGLGFNAHGICRFYLKEVSPEVEVYVSPVNIDPGHPDLPISHPVTYSIYLAKLFGPYATLGLAEDTWALNEHVLDDDAFLAQCYSNHEDRERMLFDALEKTQQGLCTCVFDTTDRIQHMFWRYLDLDHPAARDVPQGDRPQVIPELYQKMDKLIGRVMEKIDDDTLLLVISDHGFKSFARCMNLNAWLHQNGYLALKGVKTESGDWFEDVDWSKTRAYTMGLNGLYLNLKGREKQGIVDPAEADALKKELQQKLNGLKDPDSGAVGITGVFITDNVYTGPYSENAPDLLVGYGAGYRASWDSVLGKVTGQVFEDNLKAWSGDHCIDPRLVPGVLFSSHKFVEDKPHIADVAPTILTLFGLPLPSHFDGKAWNLAG; encoded by the coding sequence ATGGCGAATGCGTACGCCGGTCCGGGCGCGGGTTTTGCCGTGTTGTCGTCGTTCTGGGCGATCTTTGTTGCGTTTCTGTATTCTCTTTACGCCTTGATGACCTGGCCCGTGCGCCAGTTGTTCCGGAAGATTCGCAATCGCAATGCGTTCGGCAAAGCCAAGTTCAAGCGCGCCGTGATCCTGGGATTTGACGGCATGGATCCGGAACTGGCTGATCGCTTCATGAACGAAGGCAAGCTACCCAATCTTGCAAAGTTGAAAGGGAAGGGTACATTCACAAAACTGCGCACCACCTTCCCGGCGATTTCGCCCGTGGCATGGTCAACGTTCATGACGGGAGTGAATCCGGGGAAACACAACATCTACGATTTTCTGGCGCGCGACACCAGTAACTACCTGCCGTTCTTGTCATCGGCTGAAATCAAAGGACCGACGCGTCAAATCAAAATCGGAAAATATTCCATTCCGTTCGGCAAGACCGAGATCAAGAACATGAGGAAGGGAACTCCTTTCTGGCACTGGCTGGGGAAAGCGGGGATATTTAGTTCCGTGATTCGCGTACCGGTGACGTTTCCGCCGGAGAAATTTTCTGGAGTTCTGCTTTCAGGGATGTGCGTTCCGGATCTGAAAGGCAGTCAAGGGACTTTTTGTCTGTGCACGACACGCATGTCTGACGACAAATTTCGCGAAGGCGGCGTGCGCGTGCCGATGGAGCGCCGCAACGGAGTCTGTCATTCCTACGTTCCGGGTCCGGATAATCCGATCGCCGAAACCGCCGGCCATGAAATGCGCTTCAAGTTCGAAGTGCGGCCGGACGCCTCTGCCCAGCAGGCTCGATTTGTGGTCGGCTCAGAAAAATTCACGCTGAAGGTCGGCGAATACTCTGACTGGACGACGGTCGAATTCAAAGCTGGCCTGGGTTTCAACGCACACGGCATCTGCCGCTTCTATCTGAAAGAAGTGTCGCCCGAAGTCGAAGTCTACGTTTCACCGGTGAACATCGATCCCGGACACCCTGACCTTCCCATCTCGCACCCGGTGACGTACTCCATCTATCTCGCGAAACTATTCGGACCGTACGCAACGCTGGGACTTGCGGAAGATACGTGGGCTCTGAACGAACACGTGCTCGACGACGATGCGTTCCTCGCGCAGTGCTATTCCAATCACGAGGACCGCGAGCGCATGTTGTTTGATGCACTCGAAAAGACGCAGCAGGGACTCTGTACATGCGTGTTCGACACCACCGACCGCATTCAGCATATGTTCTGGCGCTATCTTGACCTGGATCATCCGGCGGCACGCGACGTCCCCCAGGGGGATCGTCCACAAGTCATTCCCGAGCTTTACCAGAAGATGGATAAGTTGATTGGCCGCGTGATGGAGAAAATCGATGATGACACGCTGCTACTCGTCATCTCCGATCATGGTTTCAAGTCGTTTGCGCGTTGTATGAACCTGAACGCATGGCTCCATCAGAACGGATACCTTGCCCTCAAGGGTGTGAAGACGGAGAGCGGCGATTGGTTCGAAGACGTCGATTGGTCGAAGACTCGTGCGTACACCATGGGGCTGAACGGCTTGTATCTCAACCTGAAGGGCCGTGAGAAGCAGGGTATCGTCGATCCGGCCGAAGCGGACGCATTGAAGAAAGAACTCCAGCAAAAACTGAACGGATTGAAAGATCCCGACTCGGGCGCTGTTGGAATTACGGGCGTGTTCATTACCGACAACGTGTACACCGGCCCGTACAGCGAGAACGCCCCCGATCTACTGGTCGGTTACGGCGCAGGATATCGTGCGTCATGGGATTCGGTGCTGGGAAAAGTGACGGGTCAGGTTTTTGAAGACAATCTCAAGGCCTGGAGCGGCGATCACTGTATCGATCCGCGGCTCGTGCCCGGTGTTCTATTTTCCAGCCACAAGTTCGTGGAAGACAAGCCGCATATCGCGGACGTGGCTCCCACGATTCTCACGCTGTTTGGATTGCCGCTGCCCTCGCACTTTGACGGCAAAGCCTGGAACCTCGCGGGCTAA
- a CDS encoding alkaline phosphatase family protein has protein sequence MLPVLFLSCQRAQGGAASGKKLVILGIDGMDPDLLTKFMAEGKMPNFSRLAQQGSFRKLTTSIPPQSPVAWSNLITGMNAGGHGIFDFIHRDPKNFQLFFSTSKVEGPKHSWHIGNWVVPLGSGSAEQLRQGKAFWEILDDHGITNSVYRIPANFPPISAKGKTLSGMGTPDLRGTYGTFTFYTDDATAVAGAVEGGEVIQVEVQNNHVASSLMGPANSFRKDSPAATESFTVDVDPLEPVARISFQNQRFVLKEGEWSGWTPVEFQLMPIIGKVRGICRFFLKQAHPRFQLYVSPINIDPANPALPISTPSSYSKDLAKEIGEYHTQGIAEDTKALSDGVLDDKEFLEQSRTVLAEHRRAFDAEFPKFHQGLFFFYFSSLDLNAHMMWRHTDPSHPAYDAALATQYGTALEDFYKQIDQVLGEVLAKIDSDTTLLVLSDHGFAPYRRSFNLNTWLLQNGYIALKDGASADPNEPFAEVDWSHTRAYGLGLNGLYANIRGREREGIVENAKADALLREIRQKLTDVRDPKDSSQAITRVDLASEVYQGQYASSGPDALVGYNRGYRAGWKTILGAFPPDIFEDNSNPWSGDHCMDYTKVPGVLLSNRKIDALDPALTDITPTILAEFGIAKRPEMKGQSVFGAR, from the coding sequence ATGCTGCCCGTTCTATTTCTTTCCTGCCAGCGCGCCCAGGGTGGAGCGGCGAGCGGCAAGAAACTCGTCATCCTTGGGATCGATGGGATGGATCCTGATCTTCTGACCAAGTTCATGGCAGAAGGCAAGATGCCGAACTTCTCCCGCCTGGCGCAACAAGGATCGTTCCGTAAGTTGACGACCAGCATTCCACCGCAGAGCCCGGTGGCGTGGTCGAACCTGATCACCGGGATGAATGCCGGAGGTCACGGAATTTTCGATTTCATCCACCGCGACCCGAAGAACTTCCAGCTCTTCTTTTCGACTTCGAAGGTGGAGGGCCCGAAGCACAGCTGGCACATCGGCAATTGGGTCGTTCCGCTAGGGTCGGGAAGCGCGGAGCAACTTCGACAAGGCAAAGCGTTCTGGGAAATTCTAGACGACCACGGAATTACGAACTCCGTCTATCGCATCCCGGCAAATTTTCCTCCCATCAGCGCGAAGGGGAAGACTCTTTCTGGCATGGGAACGCCTGATCTGCGGGGCACGTACGGCACTTTCACGTTTTACACCGACGATGCAACTGCGGTTGCAGGTGCGGTTGAAGGCGGAGAAGTCATCCAAGTCGAAGTGCAGAACAATCACGTTGCGAGCAGTCTGATGGGTCCGGCGAATAGTTTCCGCAAGGATTCGCCGGCCGCAACCGAGTCGTTCACGGTGGACGTCGATCCGCTGGAACCGGTGGCGCGCATTTCTTTTCAGAACCAGCGTTTTGTTTTGAAGGAAGGCGAGTGGAGCGGTTGGACGCCCGTTGAATTTCAACTGATGCCAATCATCGGCAAAGTGAGGGGTATCTGCCGGTTTTTCCTTAAGCAAGCACATCCAAGATTCCAGCTCTACGTTTCGCCGATCAATATTGATCCCGCCAATCCGGCGCTGCCGATTTCGACGCCGTCCAGTTATTCAAAAGACCTGGCCAAGGAAATTGGCGAGTATCACACGCAGGGAATTGCGGAAGATACCAAGGCGCTGTCCGACGGAGTGCTCGACGATAAAGAATTTCTCGAGCAATCACGAACGGTTTTGGCCGAACATCGGCGCGCGTTTGACGCGGAGTTCCCGAAGTTTCACCAGGGTTTGTTCTTCTTCTATTTTTCGAGTCTCGATCTAAATGCGCATATGATGTGGCGGCACACGGACCCGTCGCATCCCGCCTACGACGCAGCTTTGGCGACGCAGTACGGAACGGCGCTGGAAGACTTTTACAAACAGATCGACCAGGTGCTTGGAGAAGTACTGGCCAAGATTGACAGTGATACGACTCTCCTCGTCCTCTCCGATCATGGCTTCGCGCCCTACCGGCGGTCATTCAATCTAAATACATGGTTGCTGCAGAACGGCTACATCGCGTTGAAAGACGGTGCGTCGGCAGATCCGAACGAGCCTTTTGCTGAGGTCGACTGGAGCCATACGCGAGCCTATGGCCTCGGACTCAACGGCCTGTATGCGAATATCCGTGGACGCGAGCGCGAGGGTATTGTCGAGAACGCGAAGGCGGATGCTTTGTTGCGGGAAATCCGGCAGAAATTGACTGATGTTCGAGATCCAAAAGACAGTTCGCAGGCGATCACACGCGTGGATCTGGCGAGCGAAGTTTATCAGGGGCAGTACGCTAGCTCCGGTCCCGATGCGCTTGTCGGATACAACCGCGGCTATCGCGCAGGATGGAAGACAATCCTGGGCGCGTTTCCGCCAGACATCTTCGAGGACAATTCGAATCCGTGGAGCGGTGACCACTGCATGGACTATACGAAAGTGCCGGGCGTGCTTTTGAGCAATCGTAAGATTGATGCACTGGACCCAGCACTGACCGACATCACGCCGACGATTCTTGCCGAATTCGGAATCGCGAAAAGGCCGGAGATGAAGGGGCAATCGGTCTTTGGCGCACGCTGA